A DNA window from Primulina tabacum isolate GXHZ01 chromosome 12, ASM2559414v2, whole genome shotgun sequence contains the following coding sequences:
- the LOC142520596 gene encoding elongation factor 1-gamma 2-like isoform X2, whose translation MELCLKAMQLHAMGHIEQWIDFSTTEIDANIGRWLYPRLGYAPHIPPSEEIAISALKRALEALNTHLASNTYLVGHGVTLADIVMTCNLFYGFKVILTKSFTSEFPHLERYFWTLVNQPNFQKLLGDVKQAESIPPVASKKPLQPKELAKPKKAKEEPKEEVKTEEVKPKEVAEEDVPKPKPKNPLDLLPPSKMILDDWKRLYSNTKTNFREVDIKGFWDMYDPEGYSLWFCDYKYNDENTVSFVTLNKVSGFLQRMDLVRKYAFGKMLIIGSEGPFKVKGLWLFRGTEIPKFVLDECYDMELYEWTKVDINDEAQKERVSQMIEDAEPFEGEPLLDAKCFK comes from the exons ATGGAGCTTTGTTTGAAAGCAATGCAATTGCACGCTATG GGCCATATTGAGCAATGGATTGACTTTTCTACTACCGAGATTGACGCAAATATTGGCCGATGGTTGTACCCACGACTTGGTTATGCTCCACATATTCCTCCA TCCGAAGAGATTGCCATTTCTGCATTAAAGAGAGCTCTGGAGGCTTTGAACACCCATCTTGCCTCTAACACCTACTTGGTCGGGCATGGTGTCACCCTTGCTGACATTGTTATGACTTGTAACCTGTTTTATGGGTTTAAGGTTATCTTGACCAAGAGCTTTACATCAGAATTCCCACATTTGGAGAGGTACTTTTGGACCCTGGTTAACCAACCAAATTTCCAGAAATTACTGGGTGATGTTAAACAAGCAGAatctatcccacctgttgcttCCAAGAAGCCTTTGCAGCCAAAAGAACttgctaaacccaagaaggcaAAGGAGGAGCCAAAGGAGGAGGTTAAGACTGAAGAAGTGAAGCCTAAAGAAGTAGCCGAGGAAGATGTGCCCAAGCCAAAACCCAAAAACCCATTGGATCTTTTGCCTCCTAGTAAGATGATATTAGATGATTGGAAGAGGCTTTACTCAAACACCAAGACCAACTTCCGTGAGGTTGACATAAAAG GTTTTTGGGACATGTATGATCCTGAGGGGTACTCTCTTTGGTTCTGTGACTACAAATACAATGATGAAAACACAGTCTCCTTTGTCACTTTGAACAAGGTTAGTGGATTTCTTCAACGAATGGACTTGGTTCGCAAATATGCGTTCGGGAAGATGTTGATCATTGGTTCGGAAGGCCCATTCAAAGTGAAGGGATTGTGGCTTTTCCGCGGTACAGAAATTCCTAAGTTTGTGCTCGACGAATGTTACGACATGGAACTATATGAGTGGACTAAGGTGGATATCAACGATGAAGCTCAAAAGGAACGTGTCAGTCAGATGATTGAAGATGCTGAACCTTTCGAAGGCGAGCCTCTCTTGGATGCGAAGTGCTTCAAGTGA
- the LOC142520596 gene encoding elongation factor 1-gamma 2-like isoform X1, giving the protein MALVLHATSANKNALKALIAAEYSGVKVELAKDFEPGVSNKTPEFLKMNPIGKVPVLETPDGALFESNAIARYVTRLKPDNTLYGSSLIDYGHIEQWIDFSTTEIDANIGRWLYPRLGYAPHIPPSEEIAISALKRALEALNTHLASNTYLVGHGVTLADIVMTCNLFYGFKVILTKSFTSEFPHLERYFWTLVNQPNFQKLLGDVKQAESIPPVASKKPLQPKELAKPKKAKEEPKEEVKTEEVKPKEVAEEDVPKPKPKNPLDLLPPSKMILDDWKRLYSNTKTNFREVDIKGFWDMYDPEGYSLWFCDYKYNDENTVSFVTLNKVSGFLQRMDLVRKYAFGKMLIIGSEGPFKVKGLWLFRGTEIPKFVLDECYDMELYEWTKVDINDEAQKERVSQMIEDAEPFEGEPLLDAKCFK; this is encoded by the exons ATGGCTTTG GTTTTGCATGCCACTAGCGCAAACAAAAATGCCTTGAAAGCACTTATTGCAGCAGAGTATAGTGGTGTGAAGGTGGAGCTTGCGAAGGACTTTGAGCCTGGTGTATCTAACAAAACTCCGGAATTTCTTAAGATGAATCCTATTGGAAAG GTTCCTGTGCTCGAAACACCTGATGGAGCTTTGTTTGAAAGCAATGCAATTGCACGCTATG TGACTCGTTTGAAGCCTGATAACACATTATATGGATCTTCTTTAATTGACTAT GGCCATATTGAGCAATGGATTGACTTTTCTACTACCGAGATTGACGCAAATATTGGCCGATGGTTGTACCCACGACTTGGTTATGCTCCACATATTCCTCCA TCCGAAGAGATTGCCATTTCTGCATTAAAGAGAGCTCTGGAGGCTTTGAACACCCATCTTGCCTCTAACACCTACTTGGTCGGGCATGGTGTCACCCTTGCTGACATTGTTATGACTTGTAACCTGTTTTATGGGTTTAAGGTTATCTTGACCAAGAGCTTTACATCAGAATTCCCACATTTGGAGAGGTACTTTTGGACCCTGGTTAACCAACCAAATTTCCAGAAATTACTGGGTGATGTTAAACAAGCAGAatctatcccacctgttgcttCCAAGAAGCCTTTGCAGCCAAAAGAACttgctaaacccaagaaggcaAAGGAGGAGCCAAAGGAGGAGGTTAAGACTGAAGAAGTGAAGCCTAAAGAAGTAGCCGAGGAAGATGTGCCCAAGCCAAAACCCAAAAACCCATTGGATCTTTTGCCTCCTAGTAAGATGATATTAGATGATTGGAAGAGGCTTTACTCAAACACCAAGACCAACTTCCGTGAGGTTGACATAAAAG GTTTTTGGGACATGTATGATCCTGAGGGGTACTCTCTTTGGTTCTGTGACTACAAATACAATGATGAAAACACAGTCTCCTTTGTCACTTTGAACAAGGTTAGTGGATTTCTTCAACGAATGGACTTGGTTCGCAAATATGCGTTCGGGAAGATGTTGATCATTGGTTCGGAAGGCCCATTCAAAGTGAAGGGATTGTGGCTTTTCCGCGGTACAGAAATTCCTAAGTTTGTGCTCGACGAATGTTACGACATGGAACTATATGAGTGGACTAAGGTGGATATCAACGATGAAGCTCAAAAGGAACGTGTCAGTCAGATGATTGAAGATGCTGAACCTTTCGAAGGCGAGCCTCTCTTGGATGCGAAGTGCTTCAAGTGA